From a single Ignavibacteriota bacterium genomic region:
- a CDS encoding tetrathionate reductase family octaheme c-type cytochrome yields the protein MKKIVLILAFLGLAILLAVGSLSRKESEATTLMTLKQRYAKKPVPSVNHALFPSLQEVFSSPQQVTAACIACHNQRHTEVMESNHWNWEREEYIAGRGVVYLGKKNAINNFCIGTRGNEQSCAKCHIGYGMDARGKVFTDSTNIDCLVCHDNTETYAKAPEKGGAPEPTLDLRAIAEHIGRPRRANCGVCHFFGGGGNNVKHGDLEMSMFEPAAATDIHMGTDGMNMVCVDCHQTEKHVIAGKLYSLASTNQHRATCEQCHTETPHADEILNEHTLKVACQSCHIPTYAKDNATKMFWDWSTAGRLKAGQPFVEEDSMGNHAYMSIKGSFQWAKNVTPEYAWFNGTASHYLLGDRVDDTTRALVLNQLHGSYADVSSKIIPVKIHRARQPFDPVNRILIQPKLYADKQGEGAFWKDFDWSTAATAGMKDVGLPFSGKISFITTSMYWPVNHMVSSKQETVPCAECHARTNGRLASLTDFYMPGRDYSDLVETGGIWLLILTLAGVVVHGSIRMVLALRAHRRRCTMSTRSVVVYKAFERFWHWLQAVLIFFLGFTGFEIHGAYTFFGFRDAVRYHNVAAIMLLLLIVFAIFWHLTTGEWRQYVPSLKNIRSQLNYYLFGIFRNAPHPTRKTVLSKLNPLQKITYFGLKVLVIPIIVTSGLLYMLYRYPQQYGIAALNIESLEVIAIAHTIGAFLLLSFVVGHLYLITTGETATSNLKAMLTGVEDLADHTAGPDATPHTTGTVISEENVS from the coding sequence ATGAAAAAGATCGTCCTCATTCTGGCATTTCTTGGTCTCGCCATCCTCCTTGCCGTCGGCTCGTTGTCGCGGAAGGAATCAGAGGCCACGACCCTGATGACACTCAAGCAGCGGTACGCGAAGAAGCCGGTCCCTTCTGTGAACCATGCGCTGTTCCCGTCTCTCCAGGAGGTCTTTTCCTCTCCGCAGCAGGTCACGGCGGCGTGCATCGCCTGCCACAATCAGCGCCATACGGAAGTCATGGAGTCGAATCACTGGAACTGGGAACGGGAAGAGTACATCGCCGGCCGGGGCGTCGTCTACCTCGGCAAGAAGAACGCCATCAACAATTTCTGCATCGGAACGCGCGGCAACGAGCAGAGCTGTGCAAAGTGTCATATCGGCTATGGCATGGATGCGCGGGGGAAGGTCTTCACGGACTCCACCAACATCGACTGCCTTGTCTGTCACGACAATACGGAGACGTACGCGAAGGCCCCCGAGAAAGGAGGCGCGCCGGAGCCCACGTTGGACCTGAGGGCGATCGCGGAGCATATCGGCAGGCCCCGCAGGGCGAATTGCGGTGTGTGCCACTTCTTCGGGGGAGGTGGGAACAACGTCAAACATGGCGACCTGGAGATGTCGATGTTCGAGCCGGCGGCGGCCACCGACATCCATATGGGAACGGATGGGATGAACATGGTCTGTGTGGATTGTCACCAGACCGAAAAGCATGTCATAGCCGGCAAACTCTATTCGCTGGCGTCCACGAATCAACATCGTGCCACGTGCGAACAGTGTCATACCGAGACACCGCACGCGGATGAGATCCTGAACGAACACACGCTCAAGGTGGCATGTCAGAGTTGTCACATCCCGACCTATGCGAAGGACAATGCAACAAAGATGTTCTGGGACTGGTCGACGGCCGGGCGCCTCAAGGCTGGCCAGCCCTTCGTCGAAGAAGACAGCATGGGCAATCACGCGTACATGTCGATCAAGGGGAGCTTTCAATGGGCCAAAAATGTCACGCCCGAGTATGCCTGGTTCAACGGCACCGCATCGCACTATCTGTTGGGGGACAGGGTCGATGATACCACGCGGGCCCTCGTCCTGAACCAGTTGCACGGGTCGTATGCGGATGTGTCGTCCAAGATCATTCCCGTGAAGATCCACCGGGCCCGGCAGCCATTCGATCCGGTCAACCGGATCCTCATCCAGCCGAAGCTGTATGCCGACAAGCAGGGAGAGGGGGCGTTCTGGAAGGACTTCGACTGGTCCACTGCAGCGACAGCCGGCATGAAGGATGTCGGCTTGCCCTTCAGCGGCAAGATCTCATTCATCACGACTTCGATGTACTGGCCGGTGAACCATATGGTCTCATCGAAGCAGGAGACCGTTCCTTGCGCCGAGTGCCACGCGCGCACGAACGGCAGACTCGCATCCCTGACGGATTTCTACATGCCCGGCCGGGACTATTCGGATCTGGTGGAGACCGGGGGCATTTGGCTTCTGATCCTCACCCTGGCAGGGGTCGTGGTCCACGGCTCCATTCGAATGGTTCTGGCACTCAGGGCACACAGGAGGAGGTGCACAATGAGCACACGATCGGTGGTGGTCTACAAGGCATTTGAACGGTTCTGGCACTGGCTGCAGGCGGTCCTGATCTTCTTCCTGGGATTCACCGGGTTCGAGATCCATGGGGCCTACACGTTCTTCGGATTCCGGGATGCGGTCCGGTACCACAACGTTGCAGCGATCATGCTCCTCCTGCTGATCGTGTTCGCCATCTTCTGGCACCTGACGACGGGTGAGTGGCGGCAATATGTGCCGAGTCTCAAGAACATCCGCTCCCAGCTCAACTACTATCTGTTCGGGATCTTCCGGAATGCACCGCATCCAACGAGGAAGACGGTGCTCAGTAAACTGAATCCGCTCCAGAAGATCACGTACTTCGGGTTGAAGGTGCTTGTCATCCCCATCATCGTCACTTCGGGGCTGCTGTACATGCTGTACCGCTATCCCCAGCAGTACGGGATCGCAGCGCTGAACATCGAGTCGCTGGAGGTCATTGCGATCGCGCACACCATCGGCGCATTCCTCCTGCTCTCCTTTGTGGTCGGACATCTGTACCTCATTACCACGGGCGAGACCGCGACCTCCAATTTGAAAGCAATGCTGACGGGTGTCGAAGATCTTGCAGACCATACCGCCGGACCGGACGCAACGCCGCACACCACTGGAACGGTGATCTCAGAGGAGAACGTGTCATGA
- a CDS encoding outer membrane protein transport protein: protein MKRLGTILLVSLLAATAFATNGTRIVGFNAKTIGRGGTTIGLFDSPMLMMTNPAGISFLSGSSIDANFSLMVPSLKFTNILNSEVEGKTNYFPMPGLAYAHQSPDAPLAWGVGVFTQGGMGADFSLKHQLFPTAQEYHSKLAVMQGGPSIAYKLTPQLSIGVSAHLVYSQLEFKMPYSLQPSIMQGIPNGVPAGMTFGALFSAPPAMGGFGYSEVTALADMSDLTGFSFGGKIGMAYNLNDDLSIGVSYTLPTSVTYKGGKASMDMTAQMNDAFGRAMQGYMAANPTATQQQAQAAVMAQFGGMGIDMTKGVVAAYDLNVTLKFPQSIGAGFSWKLAPQLRISAEAEWINWASAFDNMTLSMSNGNNVNINRMLGNSGSFEILFPMQWKDSYNVRFGGEYDLSRMFTVRAGYSYGSNPVPQETIFPVFPAIVENHLMAGASVNIAGPLSVHVAYEMALNKKQTAAAASQIAQEYNGSTSELGENLFHISLSWMLH, encoded by the coding sequence ATGAAGCGCCTTGGGACCATTCTCCTGGTTTCTCTGCTTGCGGCAACGGCTTTTGCAACGAACGGAACACGTATTGTCGGCTTCAATGCCAAGACCATTGGCCGGGGAGGCACCACGATTGGCTTGTTCGACAGTCCGATGCTGATGATGACCAATCCGGCGGGGATATCCTTCCTCAGCGGATCCTCGATCGATGCGAACTTCTCGCTGATGGTTCCGTCCCTGAAGTTCACGAATATACTCAACTCCGAGGTGGAAGGAAAGACGAACTACTTCCCGATGCCTGGCCTCGCGTACGCGCATCAGTCTCCCGACGCTCCTCTTGCCTGGGGAGTTGGTGTCTTCACGCAGGGAGGGATGGGAGCGGACTTTTCGCTCAAGCACCAGCTCTTCCCGACAGCACAGGAGTATCATTCGAAGCTTGCCGTCATGCAGGGTGGCCCCAGCATCGCCTACAAGCTGACGCCCCAGTTGTCCATCGGCGTCTCCGCGCATCTGGTGTACAGTCAGCTCGAATTCAAAATGCCCTACAGCCTTCAGCCCTCGATCATGCAGGGCATTCCGAACGGTGTACCCGCGGGGATGACCTTCGGGGCACTCTTCTCGGCGCCGCCGGCGATGGGTGGGTTTGGGTATTCCGAAGTGACCGCGTTGGCCGACATGAGCGATCTCACCGGATTCAGTTTCGGGGGGAAGATCGGGATGGCGTACAATCTCAACGACGACCTCTCCATCGGCGTGTCCTACACACTGCCGACCAGTGTGACGTACAAAGGCGGCAAGGCATCGATGGACATGACCGCACAGATGAATGATGCGTTCGGCCGCGCGATGCAGGGTTACATGGCAGCCAATCCGACGGCCACCCAGCAGCAGGCACAGGCAGCGGTGATGGCGCAGTTCGGCGGCATGGGGATCGACATGACGAAAGGTGTTGTGGCGGCCTACGACCTCAATGTGACGTTGAAGTTCCCGCAATCGATCGGCGCGGGGTTCTCATGGAAGCTGGCGCCACAGTTACGCATTTCCGCGGAGGCCGAGTGGATCAACTGGGCCAGCGCCTTCGACAATATGACGCTGTCGATGTCCAATGGGAACAACGTCAACATCAACCGCATGCTCGGGAACAGCGGCAGCTTCGAGATCCTCTTCCCCATGCAATGGAAGGATTCCTACAATGTGCGCTTCGGTGGCGAGTATGACCTGTCGCGCATGTTCACGGTGCGTGCCGGCTATTCGTACGGCTCGAACCCTGTGCCTCAGGAAACCATCTTTCCGGTCTTCCCTGCGATCGTGGAGAACCACCTCATGGCCGGCGCAAGCGTGAACATCGCGGGCCCGCTGAGCGTACACGTCGCCTATGAAATGGCGCTGAACAAGAAGCAGACCGCGGCGGCGGCGAGTCAGATCGCGCAAGAGTACAACGGCAGCACGAGTGAACTGGGAGAGAACCTCTTCCATATCTCCCTGTCGTGGATGCTGCACTAA
- a CDS encoding PocR ligand-binding domain-containing protein has protein sequence MADLLTAKQLQDLLKIDRTTIYRMLTDGRLKGVKVGNQWRFPKDAVDALLSGVRPDDQEKPGVSHQVLPINCIQPIQDVFADITQVSSLTTAPDGTPLTRLSSPCAFCSLILGSESGKEACIASWRKLATQPEVKPRFVTCHAGLHYARARVEIGDTLVAMFVAGQFYASAPDSTEEKERIRLLAATHGIDEGQLANAAREVPVVDARKEAQIGIWMEKIAGTFEHFGKERSEMMSRLRRIADITAITLP, from the coding sequence ATGGCTGACCTCCTAACCGCTAAGCAGCTTCAAGATCTCCTGAAGATCGACAGGACCACTATCTACCGGATGCTCACGGATGGTCGTCTCAAGGGGGTAAAAGTGGGCAACCAGTGGCGTTTTCCCAAGGATGCCGTCGACGCCCTGCTTTCAGGCGTTCGACCGGACGACCAGGAAAAGCCGGGGGTATCGCACCAGGTCCTCCCGATCAACTGCATCCAGCCCATCCAGGACGTCTTTGCCGACATCACGCAGGTCAGCTCACTCACCACCGCACCTGACGGGACTCCCCTCACACGACTCAGCAGCCCCTGCGCTTTCTGCTCGTTGATCCTGGGCTCGGAGTCCGGGAAGGAGGCGTGCATCGCCTCATGGCGGAAGCTGGCAACGCAACCGGAAGTGAAACCCCGCTTCGTCACGTGCCACGCCGGGCTGCATTATGCCCGGGCCCGCGTCGAGATAGGCGACACGCTCGTGGCGATGTTCGTGGCGGGACAGTTCTATGCATCGGCTCCCGACAGCACAGAAGAGAAGGAACGCATCCGTTTGCTCGCGGCAACACACGGGATCGACGAGGGCCAACTGGCCAACGCAGCTCGCGAGGTCCCTGTCGTGGACGCACGGAAGGAAGCACAGATCGGTATATGGATGGAAAAGATCGCGGGAACCTTTGAGCATTTCGGAAAGGAACGCTCGGAGATGATGTCGCGCCTGCGCCGGATAGCGGATATCACTGCTATCACTCTGCCCTAG
- a CDS encoding B12-binding domain-containing radical SAM protein yields the protein MNILLVCPEYPDTFWSFKHALSFISRKVGQPPLGLLTVAALLPPEWTKKLVDLNCAPLDERDLHRADYVFLGGMSVQADSARAVIARCNAAGVPVVAGGPLFTARHAEFTGVAHFVLNEAEITLPMFLEDLRRGTPQACYTTAAWADLSTTPLPMWELIDLENYATMNVQYSRGCPYDCEFCDITVLYGRRPRTKSAEQVIAELEAVYATGWRGHVFFVDDNFIGNRDKLKQEVLPALIAWMEGHGYPFSLGTEASLNLADDDELLQMVARAGFEEVFVGIETPNPGSLDECKKTPNRGRDMIASVKVLQKAGLQVQGGFIVGFDNDPPAIFDALIQFIRESGIVVAMVGLLNAPINSRLHARLKKEKRLLDVFTGNNTDFSMNFSPRMERAVLLEGYRRILATVYSPREYYRRVTEFLQTHEPQQLHRAPIGFVQLAAVVKSMILLGMVGRERAQYWQLFFWSLFRRPRLFSTAITLAIYGSHFRRVFEQHFS from the coding sequence ATGAACATCCTTCTCGTCTGTCCCGAATATCCCGATACGTTCTGGTCCTTCAAGCACGCCCTCTCGTTCATTTCGCGCAAGGTGGGGCAGCCGCCTCTCGGGTTGCTGACGGTTGCGGCACTGCTCCCGCCGGAGTGGACGAAGAAGCTTGTCGATCTCAATTGTGCACCCCTCGACGAGCGGGATCTCCACCGGGCGGACTACGTCTTTCTCGGGGGGATGTCCGTGCAGGCAGATTCCGCACGTGCCGTGATCGCGCGCTGCAATGCTGCCGGTGTTCCCGTCGTGGCTGGGGGGCCGCTCTTCACGGCGCGGCATGCCGAGTTCACGGGTGTTGCGCATTTCGTTCTGAATGAAGCCGAGATCACCCTCCCGATGTTCCTGGAAGATCTGCGGCGCGGTACGCCGCAAGCGTGCTATACGACGGCCGCATGGGCCGATCTGTCCACGACCCCGCTTCCGATGTGGGAGTTGATCGACCTGGAGAACTATGCCACGATGAATGTCCAGTACTCACGCGGCTGCCCGTATGATTGTGAGTTCTGTGACATCACCGTCCTCTACGGACGCCGGCCACGCACGAAGTCCGCGGAACAGGTGATCGCAGAACTGGAGGCCGTCTATGCAACGGGCTGGCGCGGCCACGTGTTCTTCGTGGATGACAACTTCATCGGGAACAGGGACAAACTGAAGCAGGAGGTCCTGCCGGCGCTGATCGCGTGGATGGAGGGTCATGGGTATCCGTTCTCGCTCGGGACCGAAGCCTCGCTCAACCTCGCCGATGATGATGAGTTGCTGCAGATGGTGGCAAGGGCGGGATTCGAAGAAGTGTTCGTCGGGATCGAAACCCCGAATCCCGGCAGTCTGGATGAATGCAAGAAGACCCCGAACAGGGGGCGCGACATGATCGCGAGCGTGAAGGTGCTCCAGAAGGCCGGGTTGCAGGTGCAGGGGGGATTCATCGTCGGGTTCGACAATGACCCCCCGGCGATCTTCGATGCACTGATCCAGTTCATCAGGGAGAGCGGCATCGTGGTAGCGATGGTCGGGCTGCTGAACGCACCGATCAACTCGAGGCTGCATGCACGGTTGAAGAAGGAGAAGCGCCTGCTGGATGTGTTCACCGGGAACAATACGGATTTCTCGATGAACTTCTCACCGCGGATGGAACGGGCGGTCCTCCTGGAAGGATACCGGCGGATACTGGCCACCGTCTACTCGCCCCGGGAATACTATCGCAGGGTCACGGAGTTCCTGCAGACCCACGAACCGCAACAATTGCACCGGGCCCCGATCGGGTTCGTGCAACTCGCTGCTGTTGTCAAGTCAATGATCCTGCTCGGCATGGTGGGGAGGGAGCGGGCGCAGTACTGGCAATTGTTCTTCTGGTCGCTGTTCCGCCGTCCGCGACTGTTCTCCACGGCGATCACCCTGGCCATCTACGGATCGCATTTCCGGCGGGTGTTCGAACAGCACTTCTCATGA
- a CDS encoding cold-shock protein, protein MEKGTVKWFNGAKGFGFISRETGEDIFVHFKEIVGDGYKTLNEGDSVQFEVVRGPKGLQATGVTRA, encoded by the coding sequence ATGGAAAAAGGAACAGTCAAATGGTTCAACGGAGCCAAAGGCTTCGGATTTATCTCACGCGAAACCGGCGAGGATATCTTTGTGCATTTCAAAGAGATCGTCGGCGACGGCTACAAGACCCTCAACGAGGGTGACAGCGTCCAGTTCGAGGTGGTGCGCGGACCGAAGGGTCTGCAGGCCACCGGCGTGACACGGGCATAA